Genomic window (Paenibacillus sp.):
AGTCGTATACGCCTGACGCGCGCGCGCTGTCGGATATCTCCCTTACGGTCGGGCGGGGCGAATGCGTCGGCATCGTCGGGGAAAGCGGCAGCGGGAAGAGTACGCTGGCCAAGATCATCCTCGGTCTTGCAGCTCCGGATTCGGGAGACGTCTATTTGAACGAGAGATCGATGCTGCACGCGAAACGGCGGGAGCGCAAGACGCTGCGCAAAGACGTGCAGGTCGTCTTCCAAGACCCGAACGCGTCTTTGAATTCGAAGCTGCCGGTGTGGAGAACGGTCGTCGAACCGCTCGAGAACTACCCGGACTCGGTGCCCGCGGCGCTCATCGCGGCGGGCCGAACGAAGCGCGATTGGGCCGCCGCGCTGCTGCGGCAGGTCGGACTGCCGGAAGCGATGCTCGACCGGTACCCCCGCCAATTAAGCGGCGGCCAGAAGCAGCGGGTCGCGATCGCGAGAGCGATCGGCCTGCATCCGAAGCTGCTCGTTTGCGACGAACCGACCTCCGGTTTGGACGTGTCCGTACAGGCGCAAATTTTGAATTTGCTGAAGGAGCTTAGAATGAAGCACGGGCTTTCCTGCTTGCTGATCTCACATGACTTGGCGGCGGTCCGCTTCCTGGCCGATCGGGTGGCCGTGCTGCGGGGCGGCGTCATCGTCGACAGGTTTCCCGCGGAGCGTCTGCTGGCGCCCGAGCGGCATGAATACACCCGCCGGCTGGCGGAAGCGGCGCAATAAGCCGCGGAAAGGAAGATGTACATGACCGAACGAACGAACCAACCGATCCCCGTTACCGTCCTTAGCGGCTATCTCGGCTCCGGGAAAACGACGCTGCTGAACCATGTCCTGCATAACCGAGACGGCCTCAAGGTTGCGGTGATCGTTAACGATATGAGCGAAGTTAATATCGACGCGGCTTTGGTAGGCCGCGAGGGGCAGCTGTCCCGTACCGAGGAGAAGCTCGTGGAGCTGTCCAACGGCTGCATCTGCTGCACGCTGCGGGACGATCTGCTGAAGGAAGTCGAGCGGCTCGCCAAGGACGGCGCCTACGACTATATTTTGATCGAATCGACCGGCATCGGCGAGCCGATCCCGGTCGCGCAGACGTTCGCGTACGCGGACGACGATTCCGGCATCGATCTTTCTCGGTATGCTTCGCTGGACTGTATGGTGACGGTCGTGGACGCCTATCGGTTTTGGCACGATTTCGCGTCCGGCGACAGCTTGCTCGACCGGAAGCAGGCGCTCGGCGAGGACGACGCGCGCGAGGTCGTCGACCTCCTCATCGATCAAATCGAGTTTTGCGACGTGCTCGTGCTCAATAAGTGCGATCTCGTCGACGAGGAGGAGCTGCGCAAGCTCGAAGGGGTGCTCCGCGCGCTGCAGCCGACCGCGAAGCTCGTTCGATCGAGCTTCGGGAAGGTACCGCCCGGCGAAATTTTGCACACGGGTCTGTTCGATTTCGAATCGGCGAGCCGCTCCGCCGGCTGGATTCGGGAGTTGAACGCTCCGGCCCACACCCCAGAGACGGAGGAATACGGGATCGGTTCCTTCGTCTATCGGCGAAGAAGGCCGTTCCACCCGAAGCGATTGATGGCGTTCCTTGCCGATTGGCCGGCGGAGATCGTCCGGGCCAAGGGAATCGTGTGGATCGCGAGCCGCAGCGATACGGCGGGGCTGATCAGCCAGGCGGGGCCGTCGATTCAGTTCGGGCCTTCCGGCCGATGGCTGGCTTCGCTGCCGGACGCGGAGCTCCGGACGCTGCGCGAGGAGGAGCCGGAGCTGTTCGACGGCTGGCACGAACCTTGGGGCGACCGCATCAATGAAGTCGTATTTATCGGCATCGGCGTGGATCGCGCCGCGCTTGAGAGCGCGTTGGACGACTGTTTGCTGACGGAACGAGAGATGGCGGCGGATTGGTCCGCGCTGCCGGATCCGCTGCCGGCGTGGCCGTCGCTGTCCGAGCCGGCGGCGCCATGACCCGGCCGCTCTCCGCGGGCTTGGCGAGAGTGTACGCGTTGGCCGCGCTCTTCTTTACGGCGAACGCCGTGTTGACGGTCGCCATCCCGCTTCAGGCGGCGGATCGAGGCGTTGCGGAAGGCGAAATCGGCGTCATGATGGGCATCTACATGTTCGTCTGCATGCTGCTGCGGCCGTGGGCCGGGCAGCTGACGGCGCGCCACGGCGTCGCGGCCGTCATGCGCGCGCTGCTGGCGGGCCATGCGGCGGCGATGCTCGTCTACGTCGTCTTCGGCGTCGACGGCATGTACGTCGTGCGGGCGCTGCAGGGCGCGACGACCGCGTTCTTCTCGATGGCGATGCAGATCGGCATCGGGCAGCTGCTGCGGGACGAAGACCGCGGGCAGGGCATGTCGATGTATTCCTTGTCGACGGTCGTTCCGAGCCTGTACGGCCCGGCCGTCGCGCTCGCGTTGTGGGAGCGGGGCGACCCCGTAACGTTGGCCGCGGTCGTCGCCGCGCTCGGCGTCGTTCCCATGCTGCTGCTGTACCGGTCGCCGCTGCCGCGCGCCAAGCCGGAGGAGGAGGAGGCGCTACCTGCAGCGGCAGGCGGCAGGCGTGCGGCATGGCGAACGGTACGCGGGCATACCGAGCTGCGTCTCGCCGCGGTCGTCATGCTGGCCGGCTCGTGCGTATTCGGCGCGATTTCCGCATTTCTGCCGCTGTACATGGTGACGACGGGACTGGGGAGCGCCGCGCTCTACTTGTTCCTGCAGGCGGCGGTCGTCGTCGTCAGCCGGTTTGCGCTGCGCCGGGCGATTCCTTCCGACGGCCGCTGGCATGCGGGCTTCGTCGCGTCGGTGCTGACGTGCTCCGCCGCGGGGACGGCGCTGCTGGCCGTCATGCCCGCGCTCGGCGGTTTTCTGTACGCGGCGGCGCTGTTCAACGGCATCGCCGCGGCGCTGCTGTACCCGACGCTTGCGACTTACATGTCGTTCGCCATCCCGAAAGCGAGCAAGCCTGCGCTCTACGGCGTATTCCTTGGCTGCTACGACTTCGGCTTCGCGTTCGGCGGCTTCGCGATGGGCTTCGTCGTGGAAGCTTCCTCCTACGCCGCCATGTTCGGAGCGTGCTCGCTCCTGGCGCTGTTTGCCGCGGCCGCGGCCGTTCGCGGGCGCTCGAAAGCATCGTCCGCCGAGAAGGAGGTTGCCGCGTAAGGCACTTCCGATTACAATGGACAGGGAAAATGTGGAATCAGGGGAGGGAGCGGATGGACGCAATCATCGTGGTGCTGCTGCTGGTCATCGTCGGGCTGCTGGCACGCATCAACTCGAAATTGCCCGGCGGGCGCGATCTCGCCCAAGAAGCGATGGAACGCTATTATCAAGAAAAGGCGGAGCGGGAGCGGCAGAGTCGGAAAAATACGCTATAGCGGAGGCTTGCGTTTTTTCATATGAGCGAAAATTTCGCTGCCTAGGCGGTCCGCGATGGCAAGAAAGGCGTCCGCGACGACCGGATCGAACTGGGCGTTTTTTTGCCTGCGAATTTCTTCGATCACGTCGCTTATATCCAGCGCATTGCGGTATACCCGGTCGGACGTCATCGCGTCGAACGTATCCGCAACGGCCATGATGCGCGCCGGGAGCGGAATTTGCTCGCCCTTCAAGCCGTCCGGGTACCCTTTGCCGTCGTACCGTTCGTGATGCGACCGCACCATGTCGAGCACGCCGTTTTTCCGAAACTCGTCGATGTGCTGCAGCGTATGGTAGCCGACAACCGGATGCTCCTTGATATGGGCGAATTCGTCGTTCGTCAGCTTGCCGTTTTTGAACAGGACGCTCTCCGCGACGCCGATTTTCCCGATATCGTGCAGCAAGCCGCCGATATAAATCGACTGGCGAACGTTAGGCGGCAGCCGTAATTCTTCCGCGATCATCAGCGCATAGCGCGCGACGTGCTCCGAATGGGATGCGGTGTTCGTATCCCGCGAATCGATCGTCTTCGCAAGCGCGGTGATCATCTCCAGCGTTTTCGTTTTCGTCTGCAGGTAGTTTCTGGTCAATCCGGCGGCGACGAAAGCGATGATCAAATAAATAATTCCGAGCAGCAGCAGCGTGAGCGGATGCGGCATCCCTTGCGAATGCGTAAACCAGCATCGGACGAAGACGAGCAGCGACGTGCAGGCGACGAAAAACGAAGGGGATTTGTCCCAAAAGCCTAACCCGAGAAAGATCGGGGCGATCAAATAAAGCGGGTACAGCTCCGGGCCGGACGGATCCGCGATAGTAATGAGCAACGGCGTAATCGTCAAAATGGCGAGAAAGCCGACGCGGTATTTAAACGTATGGTCCAACGACAATGTAAACAACGAGGTCAACGCTTTGCGCATGCGGGGTACCTTCCGTTTCCTACAATGGATAAAAATGGATTATACTAACCTTCCACATCTTTAGCTTTTTTATGCATTGTCCCATTTTTCGGGTTTTCCTCCCTTTGCCAATTGAAGTATAATCGCTTCGAACGGAAGAAGATTCCGAGTTAGTGAAGGAAGTTATGTTTCCGTACGTTTGCGAAAATAAAGGAGGAGTACCGTGAATTTTCAGCCGCTGGAGCAATTTCTCGATCGCATTACGTCCTGGCGCATCCCGTGGGCGGATTGCTTAGTGATGCATCGCAATGAAATCGTTTTCCGTCATCGGTCCGGCGTGTTGGACGTCGAGACCCGCACGCCGATCGACGAAGGACGCATCTTCCATCTGTACTCGTTAACGAAAATTTTGACGTGCGTCGCGGGTTTGCAATTATATGAAAAGGGAGCCTATCTGCTGTCCGACCCGGTGTCGGATGTCTTGCCGGAGTTTGCGAACGTGCAAGTTCGCAAGCCGCTGGGCAACGGGGAATTCGCCTTAGAACCGGCGGCGAGGCCGATCACGGTGCGCGATCTGTTCGCGATGACGGCCGGGTTTTCTTACGATTTCGGGGCGCCGCCGATCCGGGAAGCGGTCGAACGGGCGAACGGCGCGGCTACGACTCGGGACATCGCGAGGGGAATCGCGCAGGTGCCGCTGTTGTTCGAACCCGGGACTCGGTGGAACTACAGCCTCTGCCACGACGTGCTGGCCGCCTTCATCGAGGCGGTGGACGGCCGAAGCTTCGGCGCGTACGTGAGAGAAGAAATTACCGGTCCGCTCGGGATGAAGGACACAGGCTTCGCGCTGACGGAGAATCAGCGGTCCCGCCTCGCCCCGCAATATACGTTCGATGACGCCCGCGGCGTCCCCGTCCGCAAAGACGGGAACGGGTTTACCTTGTCGCCGGCGTTCGAGAGCGGCGGCGCGGGATTGTATTCGACGGTCGACGATTACGCCCTCTTCCTGAACGCGCTGACGAACCGCGGGACGAGCGCCGACGGCGTGCGTATCTTGTCGCCGGCGTCGGTCGAGTTGATGCGGACGGACCATCTGACCGAGGAGATGCGCGACGACTTCTCGAGGATCCCGCTGCCGGGGTACGGTTTCGGTCTGGGCGTGAGGACGCATATTTCGAAAGCGAAGAGCGGATCGCTTAGTCCGATCGGCGAATTCGGCTGGAGCGGCGCGGCGGGCTGCCTTGCGATCATCGACCCGGAAACGCAGCTGACCGTTATGTATGCGCAGCATATGTTGAACAATCAGGAGACGTACGTGCATCCGAGATTGAAGAATATCGTATATGCGTGTTTATGATACCGCTCTTTGGAACCCCGCGATGTGCATCGCGGGGTTTCGACTGTGCGGCGCATGGTGGGATTCGCCTCCTGTTGGCTTTCACGGCGCCGTGCGGCGCGTTATGGGAAGACGGTACGTGCCCGGCTGCTGATGCTCACGGCGGCGCGCGGCGCGTTATGGGAAGGCAGTATGCAAAAGAAGGGCAGGGTGTTGTCTTCTTATGTGTACAGGCTTCCTATAACAGCCCCGGCTGCTGACGCTCACGGCGGCGCGCGGCGCGTTATGGGAAGGAAGTATGCAAAAGAAAGGCAGGGTGGTGTCTTTTTAAGTGTACAGGCTTCCTATAACAGCCCCGGCTGCTGACGCTCACGGCGCCGTGCGGCGCGTGATGGGAAGGCAGTATGCAAAAGAAGGGCAGGGTGTTGTCTTCTTATGTGCACAAGCTTCCCATAACAGCCCCGGCCGCCGACGCTCACGGCGCGGTGCGGTGAGCTATGGGAAGGCGGTACGGGCCCGGCCGCCGAATATGTACCTAGTAAACCCGCGACTTGCGGATTTTTTCATGGTCCGCCGTTTCCAATTGGGAGAAAAATTTCTGTCATACCTCCAATTCTGGAGAAATATGCTTTTTTTAAACAATGGACATCTACGACCAAACTTTCCATTCCAATCCAAAAACGGAAGGATGATGGTGCATTGATCAAGTCCAAAAAGCCGTTATTGTCGGGAGCGCTGGCATGCTTCATGCTGCTCCTCGCCGCGTGCGGCGGCGGCGCGCCCGCGCCTGAACCGTCGAAGCCGCCTGCATCGACGAATGAGCCGGCGAAGCAGGAAGGGACGGACGAAGCCAAGCCTCAAGAGAACATTACGCTGGAATTTTGGACGATCGCGCTGCAGCCTACGTTTAACGACTATTTCCACGAATTGATCGCCGCGTACGAAGCGGAGCACCCGAACGTCAAGATCGATTGGCAGGATTACCCGTTCGACGCCGTCCAAACGAAGCTGCTCGCCACGGCGGCCGGCGGCGGTGCGCCCGACGTCGTCAACCTGAACACGGAGATCGCGAACCAAATGGCGTCCAAAGGAGCGCTTGCGGATTTGAAGCAGTACGTGAGCGAGGAGGCGCAAGCCGCTTACTTCGAAGGCATCTTCAATTCCACAGTGATGGACGGCAAGGCGTACGCGCTGCCGTGGTATACGGCGACGCAGGTGCTGTTCATGAACAAGACGCTGGTGGAGCAGGCGGGGCTCGATCCGGCGAAGCCGCCGCAGACGCGCGCGGAGCTGCATCAATGGGCGCGCACCATCAAAGAGAAAACCGGCGCGGCCGGCTATGCGACGGAATTTTTGGCAAGGCATTTGGCGAGCGAAGGCGTAGCGATTCTGAACGAAGATCGGACGGCGGCCGCCTTTAATACGCCGGAAGCCGCAGCCGTACTCCAAGAAATGAAGCAGCTGATCGACGAGGGCATCATCATGAAGGAATCCGCGAAATTCGATCAGCAGGTGCAGTATTTCGCTAGCGAACAGGTCGCGTTCGCGCTGACCGGGTCGACGTTCATCAACCGAATCAAAACCGCAGCCCCGGACATTTACAACAACACCATCGCGGTACCGCTCCCTCCCGGCAAAGGCAACATTAGCTTCTCCAACTCGATGAACATCGTCGTGCCGAAAGGGTCCAGCCATCCGCAAGAAGCGGCCGATTTCGCGGCGTTCCTGACGAACGCGGACAATCAGTTGGCGTTCTCGAAGGTCGCCAACACGTTGCCGTCGACGAAGTCGTCGATCGAGGACCCGTTCTTCACGGAGTCGGACAATTCGCTCGAAGCGCAGGCGAAGCTCGCGTCCGTCGCGGGGCTCAAAATCGCCGACGAATATTCCCTTGGCGTGCCGAGCGTACAGGATATCAACTCGGCGATCGCGCGCGGCATGCAGCGCATCTTCCTCGACGGCAGCGACATCCAGACGACGCTTGCCGAAACCGCGGAAGAAGTCGACGGCTTGCTGAAAGCGGCGCAGTAATCCTACGTTTGGAGGCGATGGAATGAGAACCAGAGGATGGAAAACGGCGATCTGCTGGATCGCCTTGCTTCTCGCGATGGCCGTTCCGACGCAAGCGTTCGCGGCGAACGACACGTCGAGACATCATGTGCTGGACAACATCATCAACGCCAAAGGACTGAAGGGAAATATTTTGTGGTACGACTTGGCCGCGAATTTAAGTCGACTGAACAGCCGTGAAGCGGTCGAGGCGATGCTGGACAAAACGAAGCAGGCGAACATCGACACGATCGTGCTCGACGTCAAAAACTACACGGGTTACGTCGCTTACCAGAGCGCCTACGCGCCGCATATCAGCACGTCCAAAATCCCGAGCTATCAAGGCTATTTCGCGCCAGGTTACGACCTGCTCCAGGTCGTGCTGGAGGAAGCCCGCGAACGCGGAATCCGGGTGCATGCGGCCGTCAACGTGTTCTCTGAAGGGAGCAACGATTTCAAAGACGGACCGGCGTTCGCGCATCCGGAGTGGCAGTCCCACTTCTACTACGCGACGCAGGTCGTCGCGGCGCCGGACGGCAGCGCGTACGATTTGTTCGGCGTCGACGTCGTCCGAGGCACGAACGCGCTCGTCAAATATACGCCGAGCTACACCGGATCGCCGCGCGTGAATCAATGGGGAGCCGAAGCGGTCGTCGTGGGCGATACAGTCACGACAATCATCGACAGCGCGACGACAGGTCAAATC
Coding sequences:
- a CDS encoding serine hydrolase domain-containing protein, translating into MNFQPLEQFLDRITSWRIPWADCLVMHRNEIVFRHRSGVLDVETRTPIDEGRIFHLYSLTKILTCVAGLQLYEKGAYLLSDPVSDVLPEFANVQVRKPLGNGEFALEPAARPITVRDLFAMTAGFSYDFGAPPIREAVERANGAATTRDIARGIAQVPLLFEPGTRWNYSLCHDVLAAFIEAVDGRSFGAYVREEITGPLGMKDTGFALTENQRSRLAPQYTFDDARGVPVRKDGNGFTLSPAFESGGAGLYSTVDDYALFLNALTNRGTSADGVRILSPASVELMRTDHLTEEMRDDFSRIPLPGYGFGLGVRTHISKAKSGSLSPIGEFGWSGAAGCLAIIDPETQLTVMYAQHMLNNQETYVHPRLKNIVYACL
- a CDS encoding dipeptide/oligopeptide/nickel ABC transporter ATP-binding protein, translated to MEPLLRIERISKSYTPDARALSDISLTVGRGECVGIVGESGSGKSTLAKIILGLAAPDSGDVYLNERSMLHAKRRERKTLRKDVQVVFQDPNASLNSKLPVWRTVVEPLENYPDSVPAALIAAGRTKRDWAAALLRQVGLPEAMLDRYPRQLSGGQKQRVAIARAIGLHPKLLVCDEPTSGLDVSVQAQILNLLKELRMKHGLSCLLISHDLAAVRFLADRVAVLRGGVIVDRFPAERLLAPERHEYTRRLAEAAQ
- the cntE gene encoding staphylopine family metallophore export MFS transporter CntE encodes the protein MAVAVRAGGAMTRPLSAGLARVYALAALFFTANAVLTVAIPLQAADRGVAEGEIGVMMGIYMFVCMLLRPWAGQLTARHGVAAVMRALLAGHAAAMLVYVVFGVDGMYVVRALQGATTAFFSMAMQIGIGQLLRDEDRGQGMSMYSLSTVVPSLYGPAVALALWERGDPVTLAAVVAALGVVPMLLLYRSPLPRAKPEEEEALPAAAGGRRAAWRTVRGHTELRLAAVVMLAGSCVFGAISAFLPLYMVTTGLGSAALYLFLQAAVVVVSRFALRRAIPSDGRWHAGFVASVLTCSAAGTALLAVMPALGGFLYAAALFNGIAAALLYPTLATYMSFAIPKASKPALYGVFLGCYDFGFAFGGFAMGFVVEASSYAAMFGACSLLALFAAAAAVRGRSKASSAEKEVAA
- a CDS encoding HD-GYP domain-containing protein — translated: MRKALTSLFTLSLDHTFKYRVGFLAILTITPLLITIADPSGPELYPLYLIAPIFLGLGFWDKSPSFFVACTSLLVFVRCWFTHSQGMPHPLTLLLLGIIYLIIAFVAAGLTRNYLQTKTKTLEMITALAKTIDSRDTNTASHSEHVARYALMIAEELRLPPNVRQSIYIGGLLHDIGKIGVAESVLFKNGKLTNDEFAHIKEHPVVGYHTLQHIDEFRKNGVLDMVRSHHERYDGKGYPDGLKGEQIPLPARIMAVADTFDAMTSDRVYRNALDISDVIEEIRRQKNAQFDPVVADAFLAIADRLGSEIFAHMKKRKPPL
- a CDS encoding sugar ABC transporter substrate-binding protein, giving the protein MIKSKKPLLSGALACFMLLLAACGGGAPAPEPSKPPASTNEPAKQEGTDEAKPQENITLEFWTIALQPTFNDYFHELIAAYEAEHPNVKIDWQDYPFDAVQTKLLATAAGGGAPDVVNLNTEIANQMASKGALADLKQYVSEEAQAAYFEGIFNSTVMDGKAYALPWYTATQVLFMNKTLVEQAGLDPAKPPQTRAELHQWARTIKEKTGAAGYATEFLARHLASEGVAILNEDRTAAAFNTPEAAAVLQEMKQLIDEGIIMKESAKFDQQVQYFASEQVAFALTGSTFINRIKTAAPDIYNNTIAVPLPPGKGNISFSNSMNIVVPKGSSHPQEAADFAAFLTNADNQLAFSKVANTLPSTKSSIEDPFFTESDNSLEAQAKLASVAGLKIADEYSLGVPSVQDINSAIARGMQRIFLDGSDIQTTLAETAEEVDGLLKAAQ
- a CDS encoding GTP-binding protein, which encodes MTERTNQPIPVTVLSGYLGSGKTTLLNHVLHNRDGLKVAVIVNDMSEVNIDAALVGREGQLSRTEEKLVELSNGCICCTLRDDLLKEVERLAKDGAYDYILIESTGIGEPIPVAQTFAYADDDSGIDLSRYASLDCMVTVVDAYRFWHDFASGDSLLDRKQALGEDDAREVVDLLIDQIEFCDVLVLNKCDLVDEEELRKLEGVLRALQPTAKLVRSSFGKVPPGEILHTGLFDFESASRSAGWIRELNAPAHTPETEEYGIGSFVYRRRRPFHPKRLMAFLADWPAEIVRAKGIVWIASRSDTAGLISQAGPSIQFGPSGRWLASLPDAELRTLREEEPELFDGWHEPWGDRINEVVFIGIGVDRAALESALDDCLLTEREMAADWSALPDPLPAWPSLSEPAAP